DNA from Geobacillus vulcani PSS1:
GCTTGCGGGAAGACAACGACATCTGGAAATGGAGGGGACGAAATCAAAATCGGCGCCATTTTCTCGGCCTCAGGTGGAGCGGCGCCGCTCGGCAAGCCGGAGATGGAGACGGTCAAAATGCTTGTTGAGCAATGGAACGAGCAAGGCGGCATAGATGGAAAGAAAATCAAGCTGATCGCCTATGATGACAAGTCCGACCAAAACGAGGCCGTATTATCCGCGAAAAAACTCATCGAGCAAGACAACGTGACGGCCATCATCGGCGGCACGACCAGCGGGAACTCCTTAGCCATGATCCCACAAATCGAAAAGGCAGGCATTCCGTACATTTCCCTCGCAGCAAGCAAACAAATCGTCAATCCAAGCGATGGATCCTCACGTCATTGGACATTTAAAACCGCTCAAGGGGACAATATCGTCATCCAGAAGCTGCTTGGTTTTTTAAAAGAGAAAGGCTGGCTGAACGTCGCCTGGCTGAACGTCGCCAATGCATACGGAACGAGCGGGCATGAAGAGTTTGTGCATTATGCCCCGGAATATGGGGTGAAAGCTGTCATCGAAGAGGAGTTTGAGGCGACGGTCGATGACGCGAAAGCGATGTTGACAAAGGTGAAAAAAGCGAATCCGCAAGCCATTATCGTATGGGGAACGGCGCAGGAATCGGCGGTCGTCACGAAAAACATCCGCCAGTTGGGCATTGCGGCGCCGATTGTGGAAAGCCACGGCATCGGCACGAAAAGCTTTATCGACTTGGCCGGTGAGGCGGCCAACGACGTATGGTTCCCCGCCGGGCGCATTTTAGTGGCAGACCAGCTTCCGGACAGCGATCCGCAAAAAGAAACGCTGCTAAAATACAAACAAGATTTTGAAAAAGCGTACGGCTATGGGCCGACCACCTTTGGCGGACATGCGTGGGATGCGTTTCACTTGTTGGCCAACGCGATCAAAGAGGGAGGCACTGAGAAAGAGAAAATACGGTCGGCTCTGGAGAATACAAGAAAATTTATCGGCATTTCAGGCGTCTTCCATATGTCAAAAGACGACCATACAGGGCTTGACGCCGACAGTTTAGTGATGGTGCAAATTCAGGATGGAAAGTTTGTGCTCGCGGAGCAGTAAACAGGGAATGAGGTCGCTAATTCCCTTTTGTTCCACCTAACCGTTGAAGGAGGGACGGGGCATGGAAGCGTGGAGCCAGTTTGTGCAGCTGTTGTTTTCTGGGCTCACGGTCGGCAGCATTTACGCGTTGGTGGCGCTCGGATTTGTCATTACGTACAGCGTGACCGGCATTTTAAATTTGGCTCAAGGCGATTTCGCCATGTTAGGGGCGCTGTTTTGCGTTACGCTCGTCAACAACGGCGTGCCGTTTGTGCTCGCGATTGGGCTCAGCATTGTGGCGGTGATGGCAATCGGCGCGCTGTTTGAGCGGCTGGCGATTCAGCCGGCGCGCCGATCGCCTGTCGCGGTGCTCATTATCATTACGATCGGGGCGTCGTTTGTATTCCGCGGGATTGCCCTGCTCGTTTGGGGGACGAATCCGTACGCGCTGCGCCCTTTTACGGGCCATGGGGCGCTTGAGGTGTTTGGAGCGGTCATCCAATGGCAAAGCGTCTGGGCGATCATCATTTCGCTCGCGAGTTTTGCCGCCTTGCATTTGTTCTTTCACCGAACGTACATCGGCAAGGCGGTGGCCGCCTGCGTCATCAACCCGTTTGCCGCTCGGTTGATGGGGATTGACATCCGCAAAATGTCGCTTGGCGCGATTGCCGCCAGCGCTGGTCTGGGGGCGCTCGCGGGAATTGTCATCGCCCCGATTTCCGGCGCTTCTTATGATATGGGGATGATGATTGGGCTGAAGGCGTTTATTGCCGCTGTTGTCGGGGGATTGACGAACGCCCCGGCTGCGATCGCCGGCGCGTTTCTCGTCGGGCTGCTTGAATCATTTGCGGAAGGATACTTGTCCTCGGGATACAAAGAAGCGATCAGCTTTGGGCTGTTGCTGCTTGTGCTGTTTTTCATGCCGAACGGGCTGTTTGCCAAGATGACAGGAAAGCGGGTATAAGGGGGACGGATGGATGGAGCACGGTCAACGAATGACGGGTGGACGAAAACGATGGCTTTGGCTTGCCGGCGCAGCCGTTTGGCTCGGTCTCCCCTGGCTCGTTTTCGGCAATAACTACGTGCTAAGCACCCTTGTTCTCATCGGGCTGTATGCGCTCGTAGGCACAGGGATGACGCTGTTGATGGGGTATGCGGGCCAAATTTCGCTCGGCCAGGCGGCGTTTTACGGCATGGGGGCTTACACGTCCGCCTATTTGACGGCGCACGCAGGATGGCCGGCTTGGTTGGCGTTGGTTGCCGGTGCGGCATTGGCCGCTTTGGTGGCGCTCGTCGTCGGCATACCGGTTTTCCGGCTGCGTGAACATTATTTGGCGTTGGCGACGTTAGGCTTTGGCGTCATTATGTTTACATTCTTTAAAGAATGGAAAGGGATCACAGGAGGGCTGAATGGCTTTTTTGGCATCCCGCCGATCCGTATCGCCGGGATTCCGCTGCAAAGCGATTTCCAGTTTTACTACCTCGTTTCGTCGTTTGTTCTGGCCGGGGGATGGTTTGCTCGCAATGTTGTCCGCTCCCGGGTCGGAAGGGCGCTGCGGGCGATTCATGGAAGCGAAGTGGCGGCAAGCTCGCTTGGGGTGAACATTACGA
Protein-coding regions in this window:
- a CDS encoding ABC transporter substrate-binding protein produces the protein MKRRMSLFMTALLFLFLVACGKTTTSGNGGDEIKIGAIFSASGGAAPLGKPEMETVKMLVEQWNEQGGIDGKKIKLIAYDDKSDQNEAVLSAKKLIEQDNVTAIIGGTTSGNSLAMIPQIEKAGIPYISLAASKQIVNPSDGSSRHWTFKTAQGDNIVIQKLLGFLKEKGWLNVAWLNVANAYGTSGHEEFVHYAPEYGVKAVIEEEFEATVDDAKAMLTKVKKANPQAIIVWGTAQESAVVTKNIRQLGIAAPIVESHGIGTKSFIDLAGEAANDVWFPAGRILVADQLPDSDPQKETLLKYKQDFEKAYGYGPTTFGGHAWDAFHLLANAIKEGGTEKEKIRSALENTRKFIGISGVFHMSKDDHTGLDADSLVMVQIQDGKFVLAEQ
- a CDS encoding branched-chain amino acid ABC transporter permease, encoding MEAWSQFVQLLFSGLTVGSIYALVALGFVITYSVTGILNLAQGDFAMLGALFCVTLVNNGVPFVLAIGLSIVAVMAIGALFERLAIQPARRSPVAVLIIITIGASFVFRGIALLVWGTNPYALRPFTGHGALEVFGAVIQWQSVWAIIISLASFAALHLFFHRTYIGKAVAACVINPFAARLMGIDIRKMSLGAIAASAGLGALAGIVIAPISGASYDMGMMIGLKAFIAAVVGGLTNAPAAIAGAFLVGLLESFAEGYLSSGYKEAISFGLLLLVLFFMPNGLFAKMTGKRV
- a CDS encoding branched-chain amino acid ABC transporter permease gives rise to the protein MEHGQRMTGGRKRWLWLAGAAVWLGLPWLVFGNNYVLSTLVLIGLYALVGTGMTLLMGYAGQISLGQAAFYGMGAYTSAYLTAHAGWPAWLALVAGAALAALVALVVGIPVFRLREHYLALATLGFGVIMFTFFKEWKGITGGLNGFFGIPPIRIAGIPLQSDFQFYYLVSSFVLAGGWFARNVVRSRVGRALRAIHGSEVAASSLGVNITKYKLQIFMLSAVYASVAGSLYAHYVTFINPDLFGIIPSIYFLIMVIIGGTASVWGGLVGAAVYVCLGEWLKAVVPLLLPNAGGEFEIVFFGLLLVIMLIYMPNGLTGVAPKGLRRFWKTSWRQSERATAVDSHKARSIGGEQG